In Helianthus annuus cultivar XRQ/B chromosome 8, HanXRQr2.0-SUNRISE, whole genome shotgun sequence, a single genomic region encodes these proteins:
- the LOC110873442 gene encoding F-box/LRR-repeat protein 12 isoform X1 yields MGVVSRKQRSCITNLPDDYLYLIFEKLDSNLDRESFGLTCHRFLNIHDSSCKVLDLQHLSWLKNSSRGYIEVHSCMIHRLLNRFRQLESLSLTGCKDVTDSGLVLLQKYGLQLRSIDLDSCARITNVGFSSIASGCPSLSVINLSSSSIGDSGLEILTKSCNSLKKVSLGWCENITDSGIQSLIQNCRQLTELRITGCSKINGIGFKGCSSTLASLEANCCMLATDLTEVLSGGGLEYLNIAFNYHIMEYGLAAIGSGVAANLKTLNLSGCSFVTDYVIIRISKGCPFLQEWNLASCKNITISGWESIGLYCQSLERIHVNGCLKLCGRGLLALGNGCKQLSVIYINFCPLITPSVIQFFRMQREDVEIKDPPTSLLKFVPGGWTFETLSL; encoded by the coding sequence ATGGGTGTAGTTTCTAGAAAACAACGCTCATGTATTACAAACCTTCCAGATGATTATTTGTATCTGATCTTCGAAAAACTAGACTCTAATCTTGATCGGGAATCTTTCGGCCTAACTTGTCATCGTTTTCTTAATATTCATGATTCAAGTTGTAAGGTTTTGGACCTACAACACTTAAGTTGGTTAAAAAACTCCAGTAGGGGCTACATTGAAGTCCATTCCTGTATGATTCATAGATTGCTTAACCGTTTTAGGCAATTAGAGTCATTGTCCCTAACTGGGTGTAAGGATGTCACTGATTCGGGTTTAGTTCTATTGCAAAAATATGGCCTTCAATTGCGTTCTATTGATCTTGATTCTTGTGCTCGAATCACCAATGTAGGATTTTCTTCTATTGCCTCTGGCTGTCCATCTTTGTCGGTAATTAATCTTTCTTCTAGTTCTATTGGAGACAGTGGATTAGAAATCTTAACAAAatcatgtaactctttgaaaaaAGTGAGTCTTGGTTGGTGTGAGAACATAACTGACTCTGGTATTCAGTCTCTAATCCAGAATTGTCGTCAACTTACAGAACTCCGAATAACAGGCTGTTCCAAAATTAATGGTATAGGCTTTAAAGGGTGTTCTTCCACCTTGGCTTCTTTGGAAGCCAATTGTTGTATGCTTGCTACGGATTTGACTGAAGTTTTGAGTGGAGGGGGGCTCGAATATCTAAATATTGCTTTTAATTATCACATAATGGAATATGGACTTGCGGCCATCGGTTCAGGAGTTGCTGCAAATCTTAAAACCCTTAACTTGTCGGGGTGTAGTTTTGTTACGGATTATGTTATCATACGAATCTCAAAAGGATGTCCGTTTCTACAAGAATGGAACTTGGCATCTTGTAAAAATATTACCATCTCTGGTTGGGAATCGATTGGATTGTATTGTCAAAGTTTGGAGAGAATCCATGTAAACGGTTGTTTGAAGCTCTGTGGTCGAGGATTACTAGCTCTCGGTAATGGCTGTAAACAGCTATCTGTGATATACATAAATTTCTGCCCGCTAATCACTCCATCTGTGATCCAATTCTTTAGGATGCAAAGAGAAGATGTTGAGATCAAAGATCCGCCAACTTCTTTGTTGAAATTTGTCCCGGGCGGTTGGACATTTGAAACACTCAGCCTGTAG
- the LOC110873442 gene encoding F-box/LRR-repeat protein 12 isoform X2, whose amino-acid sequence MGVVSRKQRSCITNLPDDYLYLIFEKLDSNLDRESFGLTCHRFLNIHDSSCKVLDLQHLSWLKNSSRGYIEVHSCMIHRLLNRFRQLESLSLTGCKDVTDSGLVLLQKYGLQLRSIDLDSCARITNVGFSSIASGCPSLSVINLSSSSIGDSGLEILTKSCNSLKKVSLGWCENITDSGIQSLIQNCRQLTELRITGCSKINGIGFKGCSSTLASLEANCCMLATDLTEVLSGGGLEYLNIAFNYHIMEYGLAAIGSGVAANLKTLNLSGCSFVTDYVIIRISKGCPFLQEWNLASCKNITISGWESIGLYCQSLERIHVNGCLKLCGRGLLALGCKEKMLRSKIRQLLC is encoded by the exons ATGGGTGTAGTTTCTAGAAAACAACGCTCATGTATTACAAACCTTCCAGATGATTATTTGTATCTGATCTTCGAAAAACTAGACTCTAATCTTGATCGGGAATCTTTCGGCCTAACTTGTCATCGTTTTCTTAATATTCATGATTCAAGTTGTAAGGTTTTGGACCTACAACACTTAAGTTGGTTAAAAAACTCCAGTAGGGGCTACATTGAAGTCCATTCCTGTATGATTCATAGATTGCTTAACCGTTTTAGGCAATTAGAGTCATTGTCCCTAACTGGGTGTAAGGATGTCACTGATTCGGGTTTAGTTCTATTGCAAAAATATGGCCTTCAATTGCGTTCTATTGATCTTGATTCTTGTGCTCGAATCACCAATGTAGGATTTTCTTCTATTGCCTCTGGCTGTCCATCTTTGTCGGTAATTAATCTTTCTTCTAGTTCTATTGGAGACAGTGGATTAGAAATCTTAACAAAatcatgtaactctttgaaaaaAGTGAGTCTTGGTTGGTGTGAGAACATAACTGACTCTGGTATTCAGTCTCTAATCCAGAATTGTCGTCAACTTACAGAACTCCGAATAACAGGCTGTTCCAAAATTAATGGTATAGGCTTTAAAGGGTGTTCTTCCACCTTGGCTTCTTTGGAAGCCAATTGTTGTATGCTTGCTACGGATTTGACTGAAGTTTTGAGTGGAGGGGGGCTCGAATATCTAAATATTGCTTTTAATTATCACATAATGGAATATGGACTTGCGGCCATCGGTTCAGGAGTTGCTGCAAATCTTAAAACCCTTAACTTGTCGGGGTGTAGTTTTGTTACGGATTATGTTATCATACGAATCTCAAAAGGATGTCCGTTTCTACAAGAATGGAACTTGGCATCTTGTAAAAATATTACCATCTCTGGTTGGGAATCGATTGGATTGTATTGTCAAAGTTTGGAGAGAATCCATGTAAACGGTTGTTTGAAGCTCTGTGGTCGAGGATTACTAGCTCTCG GATGCAAAGAGAAGATGTTGAGATCAAAGATCCGCCAACTTCTTTGTTGA